The proteins below come from a single Mucilaginibacter mali genomic window:
- a CDS encoding RNA recognition motif domain-containing protein, with translation MVKLYVGGFPLDTTEMELVQLISLHATVSTIKIVRDKKTRISKGYAFLEITERAGLDAAVDALDGYMLHGKELRLNMVEEAPPAPVRSYVKVAPRTGPPKKMRPRRNT, from the coding sequence ATGGTTAAATTATATGTCGGTGGTTTTCCCTTAGATACTACCGAAATGGAACTGGTGCAATTAATTAGCCTTCACGCTACGGTAAGTACCATTAAAATTGTAAGGGATAAAAAAACAAGGATCTCTAAAGGCTACGCCTTTCTCGAAATTACCGAAAGGGCCGGTCTTGATGCCGCGGTTGACGCGCTTGACGGCTACATGCTGCACGGTAAGGAACTACGCTTAAACATGGTTGAGGAAGCACCACCAGCACCAGTTAGATCTTACGTAAAAGTTGCCCCGCGTACCGGCCCGCCAAAAAAAATGCGGCCAAGGCGTAATACCTAA
- a CDS encoding DinB family protein, translating into MKSVFNPADVAELTGRINNLTPATQPQWGKMSVSQMLAHCNVSYEMVYDPEKHPKPKGLMKFIVKAFVKKVVVGPKPYKRNTPTAPAFIIKDDRSFETEKARLTDYLNQTQQLGETHFDGKESHSFGPLTVGEWNTMFYKHLDHHLMQFGV; encoded by the coding sequence ATGAAAAGTGTATTTAACCCTGCCGATGTTGCCGAATTAACCGGCCGTATTAATAATTTAACACCTGCCACGCAACCACAATGGGGCAAAATGAGCGTGTCGCAAATGCTGGCGCATTGCAATGTGAGTTACGAAATGGTGTACGATCCTGAAAAACATCCCAAGCCCAAAGGACTGATGAAGTTTATTGTGAAGGCCTTTGTAAAGAAAGTGGTAGTTGGCCCCAAACCTTACAAAAGGAATACCCCGACAGCCCCGGCTTTTATTATTAAAGATGACAGGAGCTTTGAAACCGAGAAAGCCCGATTGACAGACTACCTCAACCAAACCCAGCAGCTTGGCGAAACACACTTCGACGGTAAAGAATCGCACTCGTTTGGGCCATTAACGGTGGGCGAGTGGAATACCATGTTTTATAAACATTTGGATCATCATTTAATGCAATTTGGGGTGTAG
- a CDS encoding TlpA disulfide reductase family protein has protein sequence MMQKFVKAALFVWLTGCAQTLLAQNPLTSSPAFPERGQEVTITYHAGSPGAKIPAGAKNISLVFTYSTFYELPYKLPLVQHGNDWSVTFKLQRYATFATFYVQSDNIIDKPADNKHYNIAVYTNGKRVENGYLHEAYSLSAQMGRSALVHDMQRQLLQTELENYPDNYEAKIRLITNGIAGTKDAAEKKKLYEQGEQMIAGYFAQAPTVMGRINKVTMGYLILGENSRVDSVHRVVVNKYPNSDAAMDLLTEIVNKEKDTTKRIIKLEQALKTAKDPRGDGAKSLHSDLFDYYAARKNAPKALYHARFFRNDTSPHRARTLKEIAETLTKNHLAPDTALKYAGQALAIVDTYPVGIIRYFPEFGYIPAYVADSTRAKQVGMARASLLSIAAINHISKGHTITAIKEADEAVTLSDDKQTLNNIAWVYERQHQPEKAFNTYWKILLKEPGDSLALKASRKNYQAYKGSADGYKERLAELEKIQKQQMTRLVKKELLNLPGPQLLAITDLQGHPLDKESLKGKVVIMDFWATWCVPCMEELPYLQKVYTKYKDNPRVVFMVINSGSKNTLADAQNWAKQHSNYTFPLFYNGDSNIGDKVGFNLIPTIAVLDRSGKMQLRTIGFEGAVLEQKLSAGIDLLLEGM, from the coding sequence ATGATGCAGAAATTTGTAAAAGCAGCGTTATTTGTTTGGCTTACCGGATGTGCGCAAACCTTGCTTGCCCAAAACCCTTTAACCAGCAGCCCGGCTTTTCCCGAACGGGGGCAGGAGGTAACTATTACCTACCACGCCGGATCGCCCGGTGCTAAAATACCTGCGGGCGCAAAAAACATCAGCCTGGTGTTTACCTACTCTACCTTTTACGAGTTACCTTATAAGTTACCACTGGTGCAGCACGGTAACGATTGGTCGGTTACTTTTAAATTGCAGCGCTACGCCACCTTTGCCACGTTTTATGTGCAAAGCGACAATATAATTGATAAGCCCGCCGATAATAAACATTACAATATAGCCGTATACACCAACGGTAAACGGGTAGAAAACGGCTACCTGCACGAGGCTTACAGCCTGAGCGCGCAAATGGGCCGTAGTGCACTGGTGCACGATATGCAACGTCAGTTGCTGCAGACCGAACTGGAGAATTACCCCGATAATTACGAGGCGAAGATCCGTTTGATCACCAATGGCATAGCCGGCACTAAAGACGCGGCCGAAAAGAAAAAGCTATACGAACAAGGCGAGCAGATGATTGCCGGTTACTTTGCCCAGGCCCCCACCGTTATGGGCCGCATTAACAAGGTAACCATGGGCTACCTGATCCTGGGTGAGAACAGCCGGGTCGATTCCGTACACCGTGTGGTGGTTAACAAATACCCAAACAGCGATGCCGCCATGGATCTGCTGACCGAGATCGTCAACAAAGAGAAGGATACCACTAAGCGCATTATCAAACTGGAGCAGGCCTTAAAAACAGCTAAAGACCCGCGTGGCGATGGCGCTAAATCGCTACACTCGGACTTGTTTGATTATTACGCGGCCCGCAAGAATGCGCCAAAAGCATTGTATCATGCCCGCTTTTTCAGGAATGATACCAGTCCGCACCGTGCGCGTACCTTAAAGGAAATTGCCGAAACGCTGACCAAAAACCACTTAGCACCGGATACAGCGTTGAAATATGCCGGCCAGGCACTGGCCATTGTTGACACTTACCCGGTAGGCATTATCCGTTATTTCCCTGAGTTTGGCTATATTCCCGCTTATGTAGCCGATAGTACCCGTGCTAAGCAAGTGGGTATGGCCAGGGCAAGTTTGTTATCGATAGCAGCTATCAATCATATATCAAAAGGCCATACGATAACTGCTATAAAAGAAGCTGATGAGGCTGTAACTTTGTCAGACGATAAGCAAACGTTGAATAATATAGCCTGGGTTTACGAGCGTCAACATCAGCCCGAAAAAGCCTTTAACACCTATTGGAAGATATTACTTAAAGAACCCGGCGATAGCCTTGCCCTTAAAGCATCCCGCAAAAATTACCAGGCCTACAAAGGTTCGGCCGATGGGTATAAAGAGCGCCTGGCCGAACTGGAAAAAATACAAAAGCAGCAAATGACCCGCCTGGTTAAAAAAGAATTGCTGAACCTGCCCGGTCCGCAATTGTTAGCCATTACCGATTTGCAGGGCCACCCGCTGGATAAGGAAAGCCTGAAAGGCAAGGTGGTGATCATGGATTTTTGGGCTACCTGGTGCGTACCCTGTATGGAGGAATTGCCCTACCTGCAAAAGGTATATACCAAGTATAAAGATAACCCCAGGGTTGTGTTTATGGTGATAAACAGCGGTAGCAAAAACACACTTGCCGATGCGCAAAACTGGGCCAAGCAACATAGTAACTACACTTTTCCGTTGTTTTATAACGGCGACAGCAATATTGGCGATAAGGTTGGCTTTAACCTGATACCTACCATCGCCGTGCTCGATCGATCGGGCAAGATGCAGTTGCGCACCATTGGTTTTGAAGGCGCGGTGTTAGAGCAAAAGCTAAGCGCCGGGATTGACCTGCTGTTGGAGGGGATGTAA
- a CDS encoding CotH kinase family protein produces MIKRYALLVLIALSVWCCKKGTTTIDGEEIKPVVKPDSAGITSAVIQAKNNTGKIAADVTCTISGTDITALVPDRMLVKKLALTFTTRTANTTVKVGDTTQVSGVTITDYTKPVILNVTSATGDVKTYTVKFKVFTGLPVLYITSASAISSKDNYVKGSVIIDANQGFTQEVNSMTMQIKGHGNSTWALPEFKKKPYKIKFDSKIMMLGMAAAKDWILLANYDDKTLMRNYLALQLGKRLGADFTPDCRFVEVVLNGEFVGNYLLTTSVEVNSNRVAIKELSDKNTSDSEITGGYLVELDQKLDGASWFRTTKNLPFVVKSPDAPTAKQLDYIHNYFQAAEDALFSADFKDPDKGYAKYINPDSFITWYFTNEIFENDARDFSSIFYYKDRDGKLNMGPIWDFDLSAGNINYTPAQNPTGIWFIRDATWMIRLAQDPTYDLKVRAKWAQIREKEVKQIFTDIDQTAAYLKLSQQENFKKWPILDQYVWPNAVWLGTYDKEVAYMKDFLQQRINWMDANMGSW; encoded by the coding sequence ATGATAAAAAGGTACGCGCTGTTAGTATTGATAGCTTTAAGTGTATGGTGCTGCAAAAAAGGCACCACCACCATAGATGGCGAAGAAATTAAACCGGTTGTAAAGCCTGATAGCGCTGGCATAACATCGGCTGTTATCCAGGCTAAAAACAATACCGGCAAAATTGCTGCCGATGTTACCTGCACCATATCGGGTACGGATATCACCGCGTTAGTTCCCGACAGGATGCTGGTAAAAAAACTGGCTTTAACCTTTACCACGCGCACGGCCAACACCACTGTAAAAGTAGGCGACACCACCCAGGTAAGCGGCGTTACTATTACCGATTACACCAAGCCGGTTATCCTAAATGTTACCTCGGCCACCGGCGATGTTAAAACTTATACGGTAAAGTTTAAGGTGTTTACCGGGCTGCCTGTTTTATACATCACATCGGCATCGGCTATTTCCTCTAAAGATAACTATGTAAAAGGCAGTGTTATTATTGATGCTAACCAGGGCTTTACGCAGGAGGTTAACAGCATGACCATGCAGATAAAAGGTCATGGCAACTCTACCTGGGCTTTGCCCGAGTTTAAGAAGAAGCCGTATAAGATCAAGTTCGATTCGAAGATAATGATGCTGGGTATGGCCGCGGCTAAGGATTGGATATTGTTGGCCAATTATGATGATAAAACCCTGATGCGTAACTACCTGGCCCTGCAACTGGGCAAAAGACTGGGCGCCGACTTTACCCCCGATTGCCGCTTTGTTGAAGTAGTACTGAACGGCGAATTTGTGGGTAATTACCTGCTCACTACCTCGGTTGAAGTTAATTCAAACCGGGTAGCGATAAAGGAGCTGAGCGATAAAAACACATCCGACAGCGAAATTACTGGCGGTTACCTGGTAGAGCTTGACCAGAAACTTGACGGTGCATCGTGGTTCAGAACCACTAAGAATTTGCCCTTTGTGGTAAAATCGCCGGACGCGCCTACCGCTAAACAGCTGGATTATATCCACAATTATTTCCAGGCTGCCGAAGATGCCCTGTTCTCGGCCGATTTTAAAGACCCGGATAAGGGTTATGCCAAATACATCAACCCCGATTCGTTTATCACCTGGTATTTTACCAACGAGATATTTGAGAACGATGCCCGCGATTTCAGCAGTATCTTCTACTATAAAGACCGCGACGGCAAACTGAATATGGGCCCCATCTGGGATTTTGATCTGAGCGCAGGTAACATCAATTATACCCCTGCCCAAAACCCAACCGGCATCTGGTTTATCCGCGACGCTACCTGGATGATCCGCCTGGCGCAAGACCCAACCTACGATTTAAAAGTGCGAGCCAAATGGGCACAGATAAGGGAAAAAGAGGTTAAGCAGATCTTTACCGATATCGACCAAACCGCCGCCTACCTGAAACTATCGCAGCAGGAAAACTTTAAGAAATGGCCGATATTAGACCAATATGTATGGCCAAACGCCGTTTGGCTGGGCACTTACGATAAAGAAGTAGCCTATATGAAAGATTTTCTGCAGCAACGCATCAATTGGATGGATGCTAACATGGGTTCATGGTAG